GGATAAACTCATATCAGAATTGTCAAAAGCCCAAAACATGAACGACTTGGAGTATTCAATAATTAGCCAGGTTAAGAACATACTCAAAATAAAATCAATAAGCATTCTGGATTTTAATGGCACAAAGCTTGATTTTTCAAACAACAAAGACATGGACGCATTCGCAATCAATGCCACTAACAACTTTTTAAAGGATAGGACCCTCAAACTGCAGCTGGGTGATATAATAAGCATGGAAAGAGGCTATCTGGTATTTATAGGCAGGGTCAACACAATTCATAAACTATTGTGGTTTGATTTGAACCACCAGAAAATTAGTCAGCGTGAAAGGCTGTCTTTACAAATGCTATCCAGATATACTTCAATATTTTATGAAAATCTCATTCTCATAAATGAAATGTCCAAAAAGATTATTGATTTCAAAGCGGAGAATGATATTCCCATATGGATCAGCAAACTATTCCTTCAAATATCCGAAAATGAGAGAAAGAGGCTTGCTTCAGACCTTCATGATGAAGTTTTGCAGGATATAATACGTACTAAAAAGGCAATAAGTAATGTATTAGACAGTGGGGACTTTGAAAAGGACAACATTATTTCTAAGCTTAAATTCCTGGAAAATGACCTGACCAATATTATTTATTTAATCAGGGAAACCTGCAGCGAGCTTCTTCCAACCTTCTTATCCGAAAAAGGAATCACCAGTGCCTTGGAATCTTACTTTAGAAAAGTGCAGCTTAAATCTAACATAAACATTAACTTTGAGGTGTTTGATTTAAATACACAATTGGACTTTGAAGAAACACTCGCAATATACAGAGTCATTCAGGAACTTGTCAATAACGCAGTCTCGCATTCAAAAGCTTCAGATATTGACATTATGCTTAAACAATACCAGGGAAATCTTATTTTGTATTACAGTGATAATGGGATAGGAATTGATTTGAATGAGAAAATTGATACCACTAAACACCTTGGATTCCAAGGTATTCAGGAAAGAATAAAGCTTCTCAACGGTACTACCAGCTTTCGGTCTGAGCCTGGTTATGGTCTGGAGGTTTCATGCCAATTTCAGATAAGAAATATTCTTGCACTGAAAATGTAATTGCGGTACCACGCAAGCATAGACTTGCGTGATACCGCAATTGGTGTTGTTGGATTTTTGCGGAAAATATCATGAAGTTTTCGGTGACCAAAACTCTTTTATATGATATATTTTAGTCATTGGAGATCTTCTTTTAAATCAACACCACCTAGCAGCCATCTTGTTTATTATAGTAACTGCGATAAACTTTGCATGTAAAATTGCGGTAAATTAATCACCTTAGATGTAGATAGTAGATATTATACATATTCAGAAAGCTTCCTGAACCATGAGGGTGGTGTTGTACTTAAAAACTATCAACTTTACATAGATGACAAATTATAAACCCATGACCTGTTTTCCCCAGCTGTGAATAACTGAGTTTCAGTTATTCACAGCTGGCTTTTTATTATTTAAATCAGAACACGCCTATACAATTATTAGCATTTATACCCGAAACCACCGAAAAAACCTGGGCATAAGCAAATAAAAACAATTATTAAAATAATAATCCATATCCATTCGCTATTACAACCAAATCCAAAGCCTCTTTCATCAGCCATCAATAAACACTCCTTTCAAATTAGGGTTCTTTTAGCAATTTTCTACAGGGCTAACAGGTCCACATCCCCATTTAGGTCTGCAGTAGAAGATAAGTAAGAAAAGAATTATAAACCAAAGTATCTCGTCGTTATCGAAAATTCCTCCACAATTATTTTTGTGTGACATCGTTTTATCTCCTTTCAAAATGAGATTTGATTCAGTAATATGATATTACTCAATAAATATTTTTGTTACAAATAGATTAAAAGTGATTGATCCTTTGTTACTTTTTTATTTAAATCTCGTCTATATTAATAGATATGGAACTGTAAGGTTAAATATCGGTTCGGTATCTATAGATAAGGGGGTACCTCATGAAAAATAATTTTATTAAGCTTTATGATAAGTGTTTTGATGATATTTATCGGTATGTTTATTTTAAGACAGGCTCAAAATGGGAAGCTGAAGACTTGGTAAGCGAAACATTCAGAAAAGCTTATGAGAATTTCCACTTACTGAAGGGCGAGCCAAAACCATGGCTAATGTCAATCGCACGGAATACAGTTATAGATTTTTACAGGCGAAAAAAGGATATTATGCCTGGAAGCGATGAGCTGGATAATTACGCCTACAACTATCCATTTGACGAAGTCTTTGAAAGGAAGGAGGAACTCAGCTATTTGAAAGAGTCTCTGAATAGTTTAAGCAAGGATGAGCTTGAAATAGTTAATCTCAGGTACTTTTCCGATCTTAAATATAAGCAGATTGGAGAAATGTTGGGTAAAACCGAAAGTGCAATAAAGATGAAAGTAACTCGGATAAATCAAAAGCTTATTGAAGTGATTAAAAGAAGGTACAGGGAGGAATAAACATGAATGAAAAGTTTATTGAAAAGCAGTTAAAGGACATGAAAAATCAAATACCCATGAACAAAGATTTGAAAAAGGAATTAAGATACAATTTCAGCAACAAGAAGACATTAAAATGGAAGATTCCTGCAGCAGCAGTACTTGCAGCTGCGGTATTCCTGATCACTGCTATGTATATGATGCAGCCTGACAGCCTTATTACAAAGGTTAATGCAGCATCACTCAAAATATTAAGTCAGGTGTCCTTTGCCGATATTGAAGGAGCCAGTGGAGACCCGGCTGAATATAACGGCACACTATATATTCTGGTCTTCGGAAAAGGAGTATATTCCCATGACTCTTCCGGATTCCACAAAATTTTTGATGCAGACGCAAGCAGCATGAATATTTCTCATGACGGAAAAAGGCTGGCTTTTTCAGATGGAAATCTTAAGATATTTGACATAGCTGAGCGGAAGGAAACAGTTTTATTAAAAAGTGATGATTTTACTTATTATGAACAGCCTTCATGGTGTCCTGACGGCAGGCATATCATCTTTGTAAAAAAGGTTATTGCACCTAGGGAAACTCATGGTTTTGAAGTAAAGCAACTGGATATATATGAGATAGAACTTGAAAGCAAGAAAATCAATAAGCTTGCTGAGGGCAGCTCTCCGTCATATGTAAAGAATCATGAAGCTATTATCTTTGAAAAAGAAAATAAGGTCATTAGCAAGAATTTAAAGGACAAAACAGAAAAGGTAGTAGATTCGGGAAGATTTCCTTCAGTTTCTCCTGATGGAGAGTATGTGGCTTATGTAAAAACACAAAGAAAGGAAAGTAAGATATCCCAAAATGTTTCAGAAGCTGAGAATATAGATGACATCTGGGTTTCAGATATTAATCTTCAAACAAAAAAACGAATAACAAGCAATTTTGTTAATCCTCAGGAAATAAGCAATGCAGAAACTATAAAGAATACTTCAAAATTGCCTACCAGTATAGAAAAAAACGGCTTATACAGCTACTTTAATCCAAAATGGAGCAGTGATTCAAAAAACCTGTATGTGCTGAAAGATAACAATGTGGCACAAAATATGAAACTAATGCGAATCAGCTTTACTGATAAAAAGTTAACTGCTGAGGACACAGTGAGGAGCTTCATGCAGGCATTGGTCACAAGAGATGAAGAATTTGCAAAGAGCCTTATGAAAAATCCTCCATCTATAATGACCGTTTCAAACCCGCAC
The Pseudobacteroides sp. genome window above contains:
- a CDS encoding HAMP domain-containing protein; this translates as MKFLLKMVISFAVIMMVFGSVLGYFLYSNSVRLVSQTIGIQAKNIAQSAANTLNINDIDKVITHTKAINDPARQYSAILDMPEYKSLRTQLYSYKQTYGIKFIYIMTRNNQGKNVYVIDGFPLNYTGNDISMPGEIEKVPYKCLDQAFDQQKMYVGELTYDKQWGANVATYVPLFNNSGKFIGLLAVDIDAFEVYYFMQKSKNEVVLFSFGATFIAIVIAYLMARFLLNPLKTLTRTVKKVQEGDLSVRSNISSKDEIGDLSNAFDDMVSVFYDNKFSMDKLISELSKAQNMNDLEYSIISQVKNILKIKSISILDFNGTKLDFSNNKDMDAFAINATNNFLKDRTLKLQLGDIISMERGYLVFIGRVNTIHKLLWFDLNHQKISQRERLSLQMLSRYTSIFYENLILINEMSKKIIDFKAENDIPIWISKLFLQISENERKRLASDLHDEVLQDIIRTKKAISNVLDSGDFEKDNIISKLKFLENDLTNIIYLIRETCSELLPTFLSEKGITSALESYFRKVQLKSNININFEVFDLNTQLDFEETLAIYRVIQELVNNAVSHSKASDIDIMLKQYQGNLILYYSDNGIGIDLNEKIDTTKHLGFQGIQERIKLLNGTTSFRSEPGYGLEVSCQFQIRNILALKM
- a CDS encoding RNA polymerase sigma factor, whose product is MKNNFIKLYDKCFDDIYRYVYFKTGSKWEAEDLVSETFRKAYENFHLLKGEPKPWLMSIARNTVIDFYRRKKDIMPGSDELDNYAYNYPFDEVFERKEELSYLKESLNSLSKDELEIVNLRYFSDLKYKQIGEMLGKTESAIKMKVTRINQKLIEVIKRRYREE